The Deltaproteobacteria bacterium genome segment GCGTAGTCGCGAAGCGAGTTCATGCGGTTTCGCTTGTCGTCGAGCGTCAGGTACGTCTTTCCGTACCCCGCGCTGCCGCGCACGTTGGCGGCGAAGATCGAGACGCCCCGGCTCAGAAAATACTGGAAGAGGGGCGAAAAGGTCGGGCGTTCCTGCGCCTCGGGGCCGCCGTGCGCGTACACCAGCGCCGCTCCGTTGCCGTCGCGCTGCGCGTCGCGCGGACGATAGAAGTACGCCGGCACGACGAACGACCCGTGCCCGGGGTACTTCAGGAACTCGGGCTCCACGAAGCTCGCGGGATCGATCCCCGCCGTGTCGGAGGTGGTGAGCCGCCGGTTGGTGCCGGACGCGATGTCGAAAACCCACAGGTCCGACGGCGCGGTCGGCGACGTGAAGGAATAAAGCAGTTTCTTGGCGTCGGGCGAAAACGCGAACCGATTGACCACGCCGCCCGTGAGCGGGATCTGCCCGAACGTCTTCTGCCGGTCGATGTCGACGAGAAACGGTTTCGAGTAACCGTTGACGTTCAGCGAATACGCCATGAATTTGCCGTCTCGGCTGATGGTGAGCGCCTCGGTGTCCCACATCGCGGCGTCGAGAAAGTCCACGATGCCCCGCCGAAGACGAAAGAGCGCGAGCTTCGACCAGTCCTGCGTCAGATTCGAGACGACGTAGAAGTTTTTGCTCTCGAAAGGCCAGACGACCTGCGTGTACGTGGCGTAACCCGTATGCGGCGTGAGGTGGCGATCCTTAAGCGATTCGAGTTCCACGAGATACAGGTTGTTGTTGAGGTTCGATTCCCAGTTGGTGACGACGAGATAGCGGTCGTTCCACGACCACGCGGCGACCTCGTTCATGCCGTCCTGCTCGAAGACGCGTCGTGCTTTGCCCGTCGCCACCTCCATCACGTACACGTCGAACCACCGCTCGTCGCGCTCGTTGCTCGCGTAGGCGATGTAGCGCCCGTCGTGCGACCAAGCGCCGAAGGTGTGAATGACCTTGGGGTTTTGGGTGAGCGGCCGGATGCCCGTGCCGTCGCCGTTCATGAGATAGATCTGCGTGCGTTCGTTGCCGCCCTCGTCCATGCCGAAGGCGATGACGTCCTGCGTGGGCGAGTACTCCGCGAAGGCGACGCGCTCTTTGCCGTCGGTGAGTTGACGTGTGTTGCCGCCCGACGACGGCACCTGCCAGACCTGGTCGGTGCCGCTCACGTTGGTCAGATAGACGACGCGCCGTCCGTCCGGCGACCACGACCCGCCCTTGGTCGAGCGGATGTTCAGGTATTGCTCGATCGAATATGTCCCCTCGTCGGCGACCGAGACACCGGCGATCAACCATCCCCAAATCGCAAAAACGACGGCGAGCGAAAAAGCCCGATTCCCTGCGCGGCAAATCGTCATTCCAGAACCCCCACGACGCGGCAAAATG includes the following:
- a CDS encoding S9 family peptidase — its product is MTICRAGNRAFSLAVVFAIWGWLIAGVSVADEGTYSIEQYLNIRSTKGGSWSPDGRRVVYLTNVSGTDQVWQVPSSGGNTRQLTDGKERVAFAEYSPTQDVIAFGMDEGGNERTQIYLMNGDGTGIRPLTQNPKVIHTFGAWSHDGRYIAYASNERDERWFDVYVMEVATGKARRVFEQDGMNEVAAWSWNDRYLVVTNWESNLNNNLYLVELESLKDRHLTPHTGYATYTQVVWPFESKNFYVVSNLTQDWSKLALFRLRRGIVDFLDAAMWDTEALTISRDGKFMAYSLNVNGYSKPFLVDIDRQKTFGQIPLTGGVVNRFAFSPDAKKLLYSFTSPTAPSDLWVFDIASGTNRRLTTSDTAGIDPASFVEPEFLKYPGHGSFVVPAYFYRPRDAQRDGNGAALVYAHGGPEAQERPTFSPLFQYFLSRGVSIFAANVRGSAGYGKTYLTLDDKRNRMNSLRDYALGAEYLKKSGWIHEKRIGVIGGSYGGWVVLAGLTEYPNLWAAGVSIVGISNFETFLEKTGSWRRPLREAEYGSLANDREFLVSISPVHKADRIAAPLMVIQGANDPRVPTNEAEQMVAAVKANGRDVEYLLYADEGHGLTKLKNRLDAYPKMADFLRRHLLRPATATEKPAAN